The following coding sequences lie in one Arachis hypogaea cultivar Tifrunner chromosome 4, arahy.Tifrunner.gnm2.J5K5, whole genome shotgun sequence genomic window:
- the LOC112797849 gene encoding F-box protein At5g39250 yields MAFEEVLKAVFPLLDGADLASCMAVSKQWRDIASDDYLWKCLCSNRWPSMCKRPNPPSVTYYKLYQTFCRRQHRRTLLPPRISFDDLEFFIDIWAETTLLFSEVVPGSVLQPGFKIPPSGVCDLLKFHLEGSEYKMTLPVEPRFTIPAGQNQNVSVSVMVGRKDSNKVARIINKSMFDYIDRSSYRALAFDYLDISPVYPFLSGIRAWISLLFMEDGNEEVIDVFGIQMDFCDVANSKEEVLWLLDMLDWK; encoded by the coding sequence ATGGCATTTGAGGAGGTTTTGAAGGCTGTCTTCCCGTTACTGGATGGCGCTGACCTTGCTTCTTGTATGGCTGTTTCTAAGCAGTGGAGAGACATAGCTAGCGATGATTATTTATGGAAATGTCTTTGTTCCAACAGATGGCCTTCAATGTGCAAGCGTCCTAACCCACCATCTGTAACCTACTATAAGTTATATCAAACTTTTTGTAGGCGCCAGCACCGAAGAACTCTCCTCCCACCAAGAATTTCTTTCGACGATTTAGAGTTCTTCATTGACATTTGGGCTGAAACCACATTGCTCTTCTCAGAAGTGGTCCCTGGGTCTGTCCTTCAACCTGGGTTTAAGATTCCACCATCTGGAGTATGTGACTTGCTCAAGTTTCACCTGGAGGGTTCTGAGTACAAGATGACATTACCTGTTGAGCCTCGATTTACCATCCCTGCAGGACAAAATCAGAATGTAAGTGTCTCTGTGATGGTTGGTCGAAAGGATTCGAATAAGGTTGCTCGCATCATAAACAAGTCCATGTTCGATTACATTGATCGGTCTTCGTACAGAGCCTTGGCGTTTGACTACCTAGACATATCCCCTGTATACCCTTTTTTATCCGGCATCCGGGCATGGATCTCGTTGCTGTTTATGGAAGATGGGAATGAAGAGGTGATTGATGTATTTGGGATCCAAATGGATTTCTGTGATGTGGCAAACTCAAAGGAAGAAGTCCTTTGGCTATTGGACATGCTTGATTGGAAGTGA